Within Sporosarcina sp. PTS2304, the genomic segment TAATTTGGAAGGCAGTATAATGAGTGAAGTGTCTGCGATTATTGCAGAACATTGCTTGTTTGAATTAGATGCACCTATCAAACGTCTGGCGGCGCCTGATGTACCTGCGATGCCGTATGCTCCTACGATGGAAAAATTCTTTATGATGAATCCGGACAAGGTAGAAAAAGCGGCAAGGGATTTAGCTGAATTTTAATTGGACTCAGCAAAAATCATGAATGCAATTGATTCTAAGGAGGCATACAAATGGGCGTCGAAAAAATCACTATGCCGAAATTGGGCGAGAGTGTAACAGAAGGTACTATTGAAAAGTGGCTAGTCCAACCAGGGGATGTAGTCGCTAAATACGATTCATTAGCTGAAGTCACGACAGATAAAGTAACGGCGGAAATTCCTTCTTCGTTTGCGGGAACGATTACAGAAATCGTCGCAAAAGAAGGCGACACAATCGAAGTTGGAGAAACGGTTTGTTTGATTGAAATAGAAGGTCAGTCAGCTGTTTCCGAACAAGTGTCTGAACAGTCATCAGAAGAACCAGAAGAAGCAGGCGAAGTGCCAAAACCTGAGACAAAACCGCAACCTCAATCGCAACCAAAAACACAAGGTAAAGCGGCAGGTCGATTTTCGCCGGCGGTTCTGAAATTGTCGCAAGAACACGGCATCGACTTGGCGAATGTAGCAGGCACGGGACGCGAAGGAAGAATTACGCGGAAAGATATATTGGCGTTTATCGATAATCCGACAGTCGCGCAACCTTCTGAAGAGCCTGCCAAAACACCGAATGAACAGCCACCGGCACAGAAGGACATTGCGGAGTTTGATACAGAGAAGTCTGGTTTCGAACAAAACGTGACGCCGCATGTGCAGTTGGAAAATGGAGATATTGAAATTCCGGTGACGAGTGTGCGCCGGGCGATCGCAAAAAACATGGTGCGTTCTGTAACTGAAGCACCTCATGCGTGGACGATGATTGAAGTGGACGTCACCGATCTTGTCGCATTGCGTGATAGTGTCAAAGAAGACTTCAAACAAAAAGAAGGCTTTAATTTAACATACTTTGCCTTTTTCATTAAAGCAGTTTCGCAAGCGTTGAAAGAGTTTCCTGCCGTTAATTCAATGTGGGCAGGCGATACGATTGTCATGAAAAAAGATGTGAATATATCGATTGCCGTGGCGACAGATGAAGCGCTCTATGTGCCTGTCATTAAGCAAACGGATGAAAAAACGATTAAAGCATTGGCGCGTGACATTCACGAATTGGCGGGTAAAGTGCGTAACGGCAAGTTGCAAGCGAAAGATATGCAAGGCGGGACGTTTACGGTCAATAATACTGGTTCGTTCGGTTCGGTGCAGTCGATGGGGATCATCAATTATCCGCAAGCAGCGATTTTACAAGTTGAAACAATCGTCAAGCGCCCGGTCGTAATGAATAATGGCATGGTCGCTGTCCGTGATATTGTCAACTTGTGTTTATCACTTGATCATCGTGTGTTGGATGGGCTAGTCTGCGGACGTTTCTTAGCTCGTGTGAAAGAATTGCTGGAGAATATGTCTAAAGATACGACGTCATTGTATTGATGAAATGGTGTATAAAAGGTGCTGTCCAGAAAGTCAGATTCGTCTGATTTTCTGCGACGGCTTTTTTATGCTTCTAAAAAAACTATCGGATCTCGTCTGCTACTTCATGTTCGTTTTTTAGATGGAATAAGGCTGACTTGAAGAGTCATGCGGCTTACGCTTCCAGACGATACGCTTTCCGGAGGGGACGCGGCGGATCGTCAAGCGTTGCGAGTTACACCTGTCAAGTGCAAAGATGTGCTGCTTCTCGCTGCGCTTCACTCGCAAAAGCCATCCTTCACAACGGCTTTCCCTTATCCTCCCGGAGTCGATCGTCTGTAAGCTCCAAGCCGTAATTAGTGTGTGCAAGACAGTTTGATTACTCTTTGTATGTAGTGAAGACTACGTGGGCTTGTCTGCTACTTCATGTTCGTTTATTAGATGGAGTGAAGCTGACTTGAAGAGTCCTGTGGCTTACGCTTCCAGACGATACGCTTTCCGGAGGGGACGCGGCGGACCCCGCAAAAGAGCGCTGCGGGTTACGCCTGTCGTCCTGATCCTCCCGGAGTCGATCGTCTTCCAGCGCAAGCCGAAACTTAGTGTGTGCAAGACAGGTTGATCACTCTTTGTAGTTGGTGAGAACCATGTAGAATTGTCTGATACAATCTGACCGTTTTTGAAGTTAAAAAGCGGTGAAGTGTTGCTAGCTACTATGACTGTTTCGATGGGCTGCGTGGAAAAAGCAATAACTATATATATTCAGTCAGGCAATCTAAAGCTTCACCCATTCTGTTCAGAAAGCTGAACTTACCATACTCTATTTCTGGACGAACACGGACTGACTTACGAACACTAAGTCAAGGATTCTCCCGGAAGAACCGGCGACTCCTGGAGGATCAGCGAGAGCCGTAGCGAAGGACGGCTTTTGCGAGTGAAGCGCAGCGAGAAGGAGCACATCTTTGCACTTGACAGGCGTAATCGCCAATGCACTTTTGGCGAGTCCGCCGCGCACCCTCAGGAAAGCGTCCGGTACTGTAGGGAGAATCCTAGCACGTACACTCATTTTCTGCACCACCAATGGAAGAGTTACTTATCCTACTCCAACTTCTGACCGAACACAAACTGACTTCCCGACACAACCTCAAGGGTTCTCCCGGAAGAACCGGCGACTCCTGGAGGATCAGCGAGAGCCGTAGCGAAGGACGGCTTTTGCGAGTGAAGCGCAGCGAGAAGGAGCACATCTTTGCACTTGACAGGCGTAATCGCCAATGCACTTTTGGCGAGTCCGCCGCGCACCCTCAGGAAAGCGTCCGGTTCTGTAGGGAGAATCCTAGCACGTACACTCTTTTCTGCACCGCACTTAGTACTTTAATTTAGAATTTTCAGATAAATCATTGACATTCCGATCGACATTGTATAATATAAACTCATTGCTTAGAATGTTTCGTGTTTTCTATTAACTACATATGTATTTCTATCAAGAGAGATGGAGGGACTGGCCCTATGAAATCTCGGCAACATTATTGTGCCAAATCCAGCAAGCACTGCTTGAAAGATAGAAAGGGTTCATCGATAGTATTCTAAATGAATATGAATCTATGTTAACGACTCTTTCCCTCTTCGGAAAGGGTCTTTTTTGTTAACGAAAATGTAACCGACATCTAAGAAAAGTAAGCAAGAATGGAGAGAAGAGAATGTTAGAGAGAATTGGGATTACAAAAAATTTAGGATGGGGCTTTTTCGGTGTCATGCTATTTATGATGGGAGACGGAATTGAAGCGGGTTGGCTCAGTCCATTTCTAGTAGATAATGGCTTGACGATTCAGCAATCCGCTGCGATATTTACCGTTTATGGGATTTCGATTGCGTTAGCTTCTTGGTTTTCAGGTGTGTGCTCCGATGTGTTCGGACCGAAGCGAACGATGATGATCGGTTTGGCGGTGTATATTATCGGTACGGCCGGTTTTATCACATTCGGTTTTCCGACGATGAATTATGAAGTGATGCTGTTAACGTATTTCATCAAAGGGTTTGGCTATCCTTTGTTTGCCTACTCTTTTCTGACTTGGGTCATTTATAAAACACCAGCGCGGAAACTAAGCTCTGCCGTTGGTTGGTTCTGGTTTGCTTTTTGTGCAGGGATGATGGTGCTTGGCGCTTGGTATTCAAGTTATGCAATCCAGTATCTTGGCTATATTAATACGCTGTGGAGTTCTATTTTTTGGGTATGTCTTGGTACATTCTTTGCTTTAGTGCTGAATAAAGATACATTTGTGAAGAAAGATGTATCGAATTATCGGGAAACGATGCGAGAGCTAGTAAAGGGAATAACGATTCTAAAATCAAATCCGCGCGTCGCTGCAGGCGGTGTCGTCCGTGTAATCAATACGTTAAGTGCGTATGGGTTCCCTGTTTTCTTACCTATTCACATGGCACAGCATGGAATAGAAACAACGGCTTGGTTGCAATTATGGGGGACGTTTTTTATAGGGAATATTATATTTAACTTAGTATTCGGCTTTGTAGGTGACACGTTCGGTTGGAAAAATACGATTATTTGGTTTGGTGGAATCGGCTGCGCTATTTTCACGCCGCTATTATTTTATACACCAGTACTGACGAATGGAAGTATTTTGATGACGAGTATCGTTGGATTCATCTGGGGCGGGTTAGTTGCTGGTTTTGTTCCGATTGGTGCATTAGTTCCTTCGATTGCGGGTGATGAAAAAGGAGCGGCGATGTCTGTGCTCAACTTTGCGGCAGGTTTATCGACATTCGTTGCACCGGCCATTGCGTTAGCTTTCATCGGTCTAGTCGGAGCCGAAGGAGTTGTATGGATTTTCAGTTTCCTATATGTTGTAAGTGCGGTCATTGTGAAATTCATTCGTGTGCCGGAAGAAGAGGACATGCGTAAGTCCGTACGCGTATATTCAGAAAGTACAGCACGCGTGGAGTAACGCAACAATAGAATGGAAAGGCGATGGTGTCATTGACGACGAATAAATTTGAAAAAGCGGTATTCGCAGGTGGGTGTTTCTGGTGTATGGTCAAACCATTTAAAGAATGGCCAGGAATTGAAGATGTCGTTTCAGGCTATATGGGAGGGCATGTCGACAATCCGACGTATGAAGAAGTGAAAAAAGGGGATTCAGGTCATGTAGAAGTAGTGGAAATCACGTACGATCCGGCCGTTTTCTCGTATGAACGATTACTTGACGTGTTTTGGCAACAAATTGACCCGACCGATGCGGAAGGACAATTTCACGATCGCGGTTCATCGTATACGACAGCTATATTCTACTCTACTGACGAGCAAAGGAAAATTGCTGAACGATCGAAGGCTGCGTTAGGGGAGAGCGGATTATTTTCAAAGCCGATCGTGACAGCGATCCGACCCGCAGAGACATTTTATCGCGCGGAAGAGTATCATCAGGATTATTACGAAAAGGAAAAAGAACATTATAAAGACAATCGTGCCCGTTCTGGTCGTGATGAATTTATAGCCGCTCATTGGGCATAATATCCCCCCTTCGACAAGTCGATCGAAGGGGGTTTTTGTATAGGAAATACTTCCGCTACTCCTTAAAGCTAGTCGAATGAATTTGCAATAGTCTTTTTCAAAGTATGAGCTTTTATTTGATTTATGTGAAAATTATATGACAAGTTTTGTTATTCCTCTTTCTTCATTTGTCACACTACGGTACACTAGAACTATTAATGGTTACAAAAGGGGGAAGTAACACCGTTATGCCTATACATACTATGAAATCATTCACATTTACGGCGCCCAATTATGAAGAGTGGAAGGAAACTGCCATTCAATCATTAAAAGGAAAGCCGTTTGAATCGTTGTTTACGAAAACTACTGAGGGAATTGAGTTGAAACCTTTATATACGAAAGACGATTTGGCGGGGCAAACCGTCTCACGTGTGACGAAGCCTGCATTTGGTTGGACAGTTGCACAACCTGTCAGCGCGGCGACTGGAGAGGAATTTTTACTTCAAGTACAGGAATCTTTGGAGCGGGGCAATCAAGCTATTGCGTATAATGGACTTCATGCGATGACTTGGAGTGACGAAGCGCTTCGTCAGTTGGCGGAATTACTTACGCACTATCCGATACTGTTTACAGAAGTGAAAAAAGAGGATCCGATTTTGCAAGCCTTTACATTCATTGAAGAAACGAAGCGTTCTGAAGTGACGGGGATCTGCATTGGGGATTTGGAAGTATTGCCTGAAAATATTCCGAATGTAAAAACAAAAGGTGCGGATTTATGGACAGCACATCATGAAGGTGCTGATGCGGTTACTGAATTGGCATTATCTCTTGCGATTGCTGCTGACTTAGCGGAAAAAGCACCTTCATTTGAAGCGTTTGTAGAGAATTTTTATGTTCGTTTTGCATCGGATACGCATTTCTTTATGGAAATCTCAAAGTTCCGCGCATTCCGTGTGTTATGGAAATTATTTAACGAAGCGTATGGAGTGGACGATCCGAAGCAAGTTCCGTTGCTAGCGATTACGTCATTGCGTTCGTATTCCAAACTCGATCCGTACGTGAACTTGTTGCGGGGCGGGAATTCGGCATTTGCTGCTGTCCTCGGTGGAGCGGACTGGCTGACAGTATTGCCTCATGATGTCTTGACGGGTACTTCACCAAGTTCCAATCGTTACGCACGTAATATTCAACTAATCTTAAAAGAAGAAACACATATCGACCAAGTGCTTGATCCTGCAGGCGGGTCGTACTTTATCGAGAGCTTAACGGCTGAGTTAGTTAAGAAAGCGTGGGATAAGTTCCTCGCAATTGAAGAAGATGGCGGTTATGAATCATTCTTGCAATCTGGTGAATTGAGCAAGCTACATGCGGCGCGTCAGGCGGAACTGGCGAGTGGGAAAAAGACGCTTATTGGAACGAATGTCTATGCAGAATTAATCGACACCAACTTGGCAGAAGCATCATCTGTTACGGTTTCCAAGCGTTTAGCTGAACCATTTGAACATCTTCGTGCTCGTTCACAAGAGGAGTTGCCAAAAACCGTATTACTGAACTTCGGTGAGCTGAAAGAGTATAAACCGCGTGCGGACTTTGTCAGTGGATTTTTAGCGGTTGGCGGGATTGATGCAGAGTGGAGTCCTTCTTTCGAGACTATTGAGCAAGCGCTCGGTTGGATGAACGAAGTACAACCACACTATGCGGTGATCTGTGCATCTGCAAATGCGACAGAAGAAGTCGTTACGAACTTCTTGAAAGAATATGCAGGAAATGTAGTGTTGGATGTCGCCGGAAAGTATGCAAAAGAACTTTCCGATCAATGGCTTGCTGACGGGCTGAACGGCTTTGTGTTCGCGGGACAAGATAAAATAGCTAAATTACAGGACATTGCCAACATTACGATAGGAGGCCATCCAGTTGAGTAAACCCGATTTTAAAAAAGTAGATGTACACCAAACATTGAACGAATTGTCGCCACATGCGCAAGGAAAAGATGCGTTCACAACGAATGAAGGCATTGACGTTTCACCGGTCTACACAGCGCAAGATATTGAACAGACGGAGCACTTATCAGATTTTCCGGGCATTGCACCTAACACACGCGGCCCGTATCCGACGATGTATGTCGCTCGTCCTTGGACAGTCCGTCAGTACGCCGGATTCTCTACTGCGGAAGAAAGTAATGCATTTTATCGCCGGAACTTGGCGATGGGACAAAAAGGATTATCCGTCGCGTTTGACTTGGCGACACACCGTGGATATGATTCCGATCACCCGCGTGTAACAGGGGACGTCGGTAAAGCGGGCGTTGCGATTGATTCGATTGAAGATATGAAAATTTTATTTGATGGGATTCCTCTCGATCAAATGTCAGTATCGATGACGATGAATGGTGCCGTTCTGCCCATCATGGCGTTTTACATCGTAGCTGCTGAAGAACAAGGTGTCCCGACTGAGAAACTGTCAGGAACGATTCAGAATGATATTTTGAAAGAATATATGGTACGAAACACGTACATTTTCCCGCCGGCGATGTCGATGCGGATCATTGCGGATATTTTCTCGTACACTTCCCAAAATATGCCGAAGTTCAACTCGATTTCCATCTCGGGTTACCATATGCAAGAAGCAGGTGCGACAGCTGATATTGAACTGGCGTATACATTGGCAGATGGGTTGGAGTATGTACGTACCGGCTTGCAAGCAGGAATAGATATCGATTCCTTCGCGCCACGCCTATCGTTTTTCTGGGCAATCGGCATGAACTATTACATGGAAATCGCAAAAATGCGTGCAGCTCGTAAAATTTGGGCGCAGATGATGCAGTCATTTGATCCGAAAAACTCGAAGACATTGGCATTGCGTACACACTCTCAAACGTCTGGTTGGAGTTTGACGGAGCAAGATCCTTTCAACAACGTCACGCGTACATTAGTGGAAGCGAATGCGGCCGCAATGGGGCATACGCAGTCATTGCACACGAATGCATTGGATGAAGCAATTGCGCTGCCGACAGATTTCTCTGCTCGTATTGCGCGGAATACGCAATTATTCTTGCAGGAAGAAACGATGATGACGAAAGTAATTGATCCTTGGGGCGGCTCGTATTACGTCGAGAAATTGACGGAAGAATTGATGGAGAAAGCTTGGGAGTTAATTGCGGAAATCGAATCACTTGGCGGTATGGCTGAAGCGATTGAAACAGGCTTGCCGAAGATGAAAATCGAAGAAGCCGCAGCGAAACGACAAGCGAAAATTGATTCGCGTGCAGAGACAATTGTCGGTGTGAATAAATACCGTTTGGATACAGAAGATGCGATCGACATTTTGGATATTGACAATACGTTGGTTCGTCAAAAGCAAATTGACCGTATTCATGACATGAAAGCAAAACGTGACGAGGCGACCGTTCAGGCGGCACTTGAAGCGATTATGCAATCAGCGAAAAGTGGTGAAGGAAACTTACTAGCCTTAGCGGTAGACGCTGCGAGAGCACGTGCGACGATCGGTGAAATTTCCGATGCGATCGAATCCGTTTCGGGTAGACATAAGGCGGTGATCCGTTCAGTGAGCGGTGTATACAGTTCAAACTTCTCCAACGAAGAAGAGATTCAAGAAGTGAAAGATATGACAGACGAATTCCTAGAAAATGAAGGGCGTCGTCCACGAATTTTAATTGCGAAAATGGGTCAGGATGGACATGACCGCGGAGCGAAAGTCATCGCCTCTTCATTTGCGGATTTAGGATTTGACGTAGATATCGGACCGTTATTCCAAACGCCTGAAGAAACCGCGTTGCAAGCTGCGGAAAATGATGTGCATGTGATCGGTGTAAGTTCACTCGCGGCAGGTCATAAAACGTTAGTACCGACTTTGCGTGAAGAGCTGAAGAAAATCGGGCGAGAAGATATTCTCGTAGTAGTAGGTGGAGTAATTCCTGCGCAGGACTATGATTTCTTACGTAAAAACGGAGCGGCGGCTATTTTTGGACCGGGTACAGTCATTCCTGTAGCGGCTCAAAAAGTGATTGAGGAAATCTACCGTCAGTTAGGTTACGAGGAAGTGGCGGATTGACAAACGAACAAAACACGGGAAAGGATTCAGCGATGCATGTGATGCGCGGGATTAAATCCACACACGATGGATTCGTTGCCTCCTCCCGTAAACGTTTTGTCAAAAAGGATTCGTCGCACGGTGATTTAGATGTTTTACGCGCAGAGATTGAAAACGGCTCACGTCTCCATCTAGCTAGAGGAATTACATTGCTCGAAAGTACGAAGCCGAGCGATAAAAAGATCGGACAAGAAATTTTAACGAGTCTGTTGCCGAAGACTGGCAATTGTATTCGAATCGGCATTACGGGTGTTCCGGGTGCGGGCAAAAGTACGTTTATCGAAGCGTTCGGCTTGATGTTAGCGGATATGGGCTTGAAAGTCGCAGTTCTTGCGATCGATCCGAGTTCTACGCTAACAGGCGGAAGTATTTTAGGAGATAAAACGCGGATGGAAGAGTTGGCGCGGCATGAAAATGCATTTATCCGACCTTCCCCGTCTGCGGGAACTCTAGGCGGTGTTCACAAAAAGACGCGTGAAACGATGTTGCTTTGTGAAGCTGCTGGATATGACGTCATCTTAATCGAAACGGTCGGTGTTGGACAAGGAGAAACGATTGTGCGCGGCATGGTCGACTATTTCTTGTTGCTCGTCTTAACAGGCGCGGGGGATGAACTGCAAGGGATGAAAAAAGGGATTATGGAATTGACGGATGGCATCATCGTGCATAAAAATGACGGCAACAACAAAGCACTCGTGAAAAAGACCGTCAGAGAATATACGAGAATTTTGCACATGCTGCAGCCCGCTTCTCCTAACTGGACATCTACCGCCAAGCCGGTCTCATCAATCGAACGAACCGGACTACAAGAAGTGTGGGAAACGATCTTACAGTTTGAACGAGCGATGAAAGACAGCAATCATTGGGAAGTCAGACGCCAGCACCAAACGAGAGACTGGTTCCATTCGATGATTAAAGACCACTTAATCGACTCGTTTTTCGCGGAACAAGGCAGAAAAACTGAAGTGAAAGCACTAGAAAGAGAATTACTAGAAGGCCATGTAACAGTTTCTGGTGCAATTGACCGATTGTTTTCTTCTTGATTTGCCCCGGTTTATGCTATGATTGAAGTGGGTGGCCTAGCCTACTATAAACGGCAACACGTCCGTAATGAAAGCGGTCATCACAATTATACGTAATAGGAAGGGAGATCCTGTAAAATGACGATGAACTTTGATTTTTACATGAACGATATGACAAGCCAAGCGAGATCCGAAATGGAAGCGAGCGGCTACGAGCAACTAAAAACACCTGAAGACGTAGAGGCAGCATTCAAACGTCCAGGCACGACACTAGTCATGATCAACTCAGTCTGTGGATGCGCAGGAGGAATCGCACGCCCCGCAGCAGCACACGCTGTCCACTA encodes:
- the scpA gene encoding methylmalonyl-CoA mutase, which translates into the protein MSKPDFKKVDVHQTLNELSPHAQGKDAFTTNEGIDVSPVYTAQDIEQTEHLSDFPGIAPNTRGPYPTMYVARPWTVRQYAGFSTAEESNAFYRRNLAMGQKGLSVAFDLATHRGYDSDHPRVTGDVGKAGVAIDSIEDMKILFDGIPLDQMSVSMTMNGAVLPIMAFYIVAAEEQGVPTEKLSGTIQNDILKEYMVRNTYIFPPAMSMRIIADIFSYTSQNMPKFNSISISGYHMQEAGATADIELAYTLADGLEYVRTGLQAGIDIDSFAPRLSFFWAIGMNYYMEIAKMRAARKIWAQMMQSFDPKNSKTLALRTHSQTSGWSLTEQDPFNNVTRTLVEANAAAMGHTQSLHTNALDEAIALPTDFSARIARNTQLFLQEETMMTKVIDPWGGSYYVEKLTEELMEKAWELIAEIESLGGMAEAIETGLPKMKIEEAAAKRQAKIDSRAETIVGVNKYRLDTEDAIDILDIDNTLVRQKQIDRIHDMKAKRDEATVQAALEAIMQSAKSGEGNLLALAVDAARARATIGEISDAIESVSGRHKAVIRSVSGVYSSNFSNEEEIQEVKDMTDEFLENEGRRPRILIAKMGQDGHDRGAKVIASSFADLGFDVDIGPLFQTPEETALQAAENDVHVIGVSSLAAGHKTLVPTLREELKKIGREDILVVVGGVIPAQDYDFLRKNGAAAIFGPGTVIPVAAQKVIEEIYRQLGYEEVAD
- the msrA gene encoding peptide-methionine (S)-S-oxide reductase MsrA, with the protein product MVKPFKEWPGIEDVVSGYMGGHVDNPTYEEVKKGDSGHVEVVEITYDPAVFSYERLLDVFWQQIDPTDAEGQFHDRGSSYTTAIFYSTDEQRKIAERSKAALGESGLFSKPIVTAIRPAETFYRAEEYHQDYYEKEKEHYKDNRARSGRDEFIAAHWA
- a CDS encoding methylmalonyl-CoA mutase family protein; this encodes MPIHTMKSFTFTAPNYEEWKETAIQSLKGKPFESLFTKTTEGIELKPLYTKDDLAGQTVSRVTKPAFGWTVAQPVSAATGEEFLLQVQESLERGNQAIAYNGLHAMTWSDEALRQLAELLTHYPILFTEVKKEDPILQAFTFIEETKRSEVTGICIGDLEVLPENIPNVKTKGADLWTAHHEGADAVTELALSLAIAADLAEKAPSFEAFVENFYVRFASDTHFFMEISKFRAFRVLWKLFNEAYGVDDPKQVPLLAITSLRSYSKLDPYVNLLRGGNSAFAAVLGGADWLTVLPHDVLTGTSPSSNRYARNIQLILKEETHIDQVLDPAGGSYFIESLTAELVKKAWDKFLAIEEDGGYESFLQSGELSKLHAARQAELASGKKTLIGTNVYAELIDTNLAEASSVTVSKRLAEPFEHLRARSQEELPKTVLLNFGELKEYKPRADFVSGFLAVGGIDAEWSPSFETIEQALGWMNEVQPHYAVICASANATEEVVTNFLKEYAGNVVLDVAGKYAKELSDQWLADGLNGFVFAGQDKIAKLQDIANITIGGHPVE
- a CDS encoding dihydrolipoamide acetyltransferase family protein: MGVEKITMPKLGESVTEGTIEKWLVQPGDVVAKYDSLAEVTTDKVTAEIPSSFAGTITEIVAKEGDTIEVGETVCLIEIEGQSAVSEQVSEQSSEEPEEAGEVPKPETKPQPQSQPKTQGKAAGRFSPAVLKLSQEHGIDLANVAGTGREGRITRKDILAFIDNPTVAQPSEEPAKTPNEQPPAQKDIAEFDTEKSGFEQNVTPHVQLENGDIEIPVTSVRRAIAKNMVRSVTEAPHAWTMIEVDVTDLVALRDSVKEDFKQKEGFNLTYFAFFIKAVSQALKEFPAVNSMWAGDTIVMKKDVNISIAVATDEALYVPVIKQTDEKTIKALARDIHELAGKVRNGKLQAKDMQGGTFTVNNTGSFGSVQSMGIINYPQAAILQVETIVKRPVVMNNGMVAVRDIVNLCLSLDHRVLDGLVCGRFLARVKELLENMSKDTTSLY
- the meaB gene encoding methylmalonyl Co-A mutase-associated GTPase MeaB, which produces MHVMRGIKSTHDGFVASSRKRFVKKDSSHGDLDVLRAEIENGSRLHLARGITLLESTKPSDKKIGQEILTSLLPKTGNCIRIGITGVPGAGKSTFIEAFGLMLADMGLKVAVLAIDPSSTLTGGSILGDKTRMEELARHENAFIRPSPSAGTLGGVHKKTRETMLLCEAAGYDVILIETVGVGQGETIVRGMVDYFLLLVLTGAGDELQGMKKGIMELTDGIIVHKNDGNNKALVKKTVREYTRILHMLQPASPNWTSTAKPVSSIERTGLQEVWETILQFERAMKDSNHWEVRRQHQTRDWFHSMIKDHLIDSFFAEQGRKTEVKALERELLEGHVTVSGAIDRLFSS
- a CDS encoding MFS transporter is translated as MLERIGITKNLGWGFFGVMLFMMGDGIEAGWLSPFLVDNGLTIQQSAAIFTVYGISIALASWFSGVCSDVFGPKRTMMIGLAVYIIGTAGFITFGFPTMNYEVMLLTYFIKGFGYPLFAYSFLTWVIYKTPARKLSSAVGWFWFAFCAGMMVLGAWYSSYAIQYLGYINTLWSSIFWVCLGTFFALVLNKDTFVKKDVSNYRETMRELVKGITILKSNPRVAAGGVVRVINTLSAYGFPVFLPIHMAQHGIETTAWLQLWGTFFIGNIIFNLVFGFVGDTFGWKNTIIWFGGIGCAIFTPLLFYTPVLTNGSILMTSIVGFIWGGLVAGFVPIGALVPSIAGDEKGAAMSVLNFAAGLSTFVAPAIALAFIGLVGAEGVVWIFSFLYVVSAVIVKFIRVPEEEDMRKSVRVYSESTARVE